In Papaver somniferum cultivar HN1 chromosome 1, ASM357369v1, whole genome shotgun sequence, a genomic segment contains:
- the LOC113304610 gene encoding uncharacterized protein LOC113304610, with protein sequence MFLQKLTNGLLFIYFLFISIVAPLFDGQTILPIEFFPKVLVDLKSSYAQENNDYLISDKPHFFVGLVWVELLLQWPLCIANLYGIVNKKSWVKKTCLIYGVSTATGMVAILSELIRSEKGSSRVVNIYAPFMAFAIVCILNGLTTKSSTVNLTTRPASARKKRA encoded by the exons ATGTTTTTGCAGAAGCTAACTAATGGATTACTCTTCATTTACTTTCTATTTATTTCAATTGTAGCTCCATTATTTGATGGGCAAACAATTTTACCTATTGAATTCTTCCCTAAAGTCCTTGTCGATTTAAAATCAAGTTACGCGCAAGAAAACAATGATTATTTGATTTCCGACAAACCCCATTTCTTCGTTGGACTTGTTTGGGTtgaacttcttcttcaatggccTCTCTGTATTGCTAATCTCTATGGAATCGTCAACAAGAAATCATGGGTTAAGAAGACTTGCTTGATCTATGGCGTCTCCACTGCTACTGGCATG GTTGCAATTTTGTCGGAATTGATTAGATCAGAAAAGGGTTCATCCAGGGTTGTGAATATTTATGCACCTTTCATGGCTTTTGCTATAGTCTGTATTCTGAATGGGCTGACTACCAAATCATCAACAGTTAATCTCACTACAAGGCCAGCAAGTGCTAGAAAAAAGAGGGCCTAA
- the LOC113304620 gene encoding sigma intracellular receptor 2-like, with the protein MGLQNLMNGLLLIYFLFMVIVTPLFDCQSCLPSNLFPDVLIDMNTWYANEHGDYLSIEKPHFFVGLIWLELVVMWPLCIANFYGIFASKSWVKKTCLIYGVSTATSMVAIL; encoded by the exons atgggtcttCAAAATTTGATGAATGGGTTACTATTGATTTACTTTCTGTTCATGGTGATTGTAACTCCACTGTTTGATTGTCAAAGTTGTTTACCAAGTAATTTGTTTCCGGATGTCCTTATTGATATGAACACATGGTATGCTAATGAACATGGAGATTATTTGAGTATCGAGAAACCTCATTTCTTTGTTGGTCTCATTTGGCTTGAGCTCGTTGTAATGTGGCCTCTATGCATTGCCAATTTCTACGGGATCTTCGCAAGTAAATCGTGGGTGAAAAAGACCTGCTTGATCTATGGAGTCAGTACCGCTACATCCATG GTTGCAATTCTGTAA
- the LOC113304630 gene encoding uncharacterized protein LOC113304630, which yields MSSSSSSSTTTTTTRPVPRRESPWGRPEGDTRQPKAHRCNDRAEDFVQACFEGNPFKTVPGPFKLFYRCMRSKPGEEPTEPFTYLDLDPPRREEIKLEEAF from the exons ATGAGTTCTTCTTCGTCATCGTCGACAACTACTACTACTACAAGACCAGTACCAAGAAGAGAGAGTCCATGGGGAAGACCAGAAGGTGATACAAGACAGCCTAAAGCTCATAGATGCAATGATCGTGCTGAAGATTTTGTTCAG GCTTGTTTTGAAGGGAATCCATTTAAGACAGTACCAGGTCCTTTCAAGCTCTTCTACAGATGTATGCGCTCTAAACCTGG GGAGGAACCAACAGAGCCATTTACTTATCTAGATCTTGATCCTCCACGAAGAGAAGAAATTAAACTTGAAGAGGCCTTCTGA
- the LOC113304638 gene encoding LOW QUALITY PROTEIN: RNA pseudouridine synthase 6, chloroplastic (The sequence of the model RefSeq protein was modified relative to this genomic sequence to represent the inferred CDS: inserted 1 base in 1 codon): protein MPMTLIHSLAVTHVFRKQAKMFGLCSYGSRTKTFSTSSSTTTTFGATLSNSSSDCPYPEYNRLLPCPSQNGLPRVEHLVVREGGPVLEYISKVVDLPPQFVADLIHFGAVYYALVCPTPPPTATTEQIKIFKEVTDPDVLRKRKSIKGKTFREAQKTFRITRVDEFVEAGTYLRVHIHPKRFPRCYEIDWKSRIIAVTESYVILDKPAGTSVGGTTDNIEESCATFATRALGLTDPLWTTHQIDNCTEGCVVLARTKQYCSVFHGKIREKKVKKLYLALAAAPVPIGVVTHYMRPVNVAPRLVSKDITKGWHMCQLEVLECKEVPWPTASTEQKLRIDNCGWPKKDVAYECKINLLTGKTHQVRAQLAAIGAPIVGDSMYIPAAIAEAMNPXTEPFGEDGKLYESEDERTKAVEEWMAQHGKEPSIAIGLQACQISWDDGEHFYEARTPWWR from the exons ATGCCCATGACTCTCATTCATAGTTTAGCCGTCACTCATGTTTTCAGAAAGCAAGCTAAGATGTTCGGTTTGTGTTCTTATGGTTCAAGAACCAAAACATTCtctacttcttcttcaacaacaacaacttttgGCGCCACACTTAGTAACTCCTCATCCGATTG CCCTTACCCTGAATACAATCGGTTGCTACCATGTCCATCACAAAATGGACTGCCAAGAGTCGAACATTTAGTTGTCAGAGAAGGAGGACCTGTTCTCGAATATATTAGTAAAGTAGTGGATCTTCCTCCTCA GTTTGTTGCAGATCTTATCCATTTTGGAGCTGTATATTATGCACTAGTTTGTCCAACGCCTCCTCCAACTGCAACCACTGAGCAAATTAAGATTTTTAAAGAAGTGACAGACCCTGATGTTCTTCGCAAAAGAAAATCTATCAAAGGGAAGACTTTCCGAGAAGCACAAAAAACCTTTCGCATAACCCGTGTTGATGAATTTGTCGAAGCGGGTACATACTTGCGTGTTCATATACATCCAAAACGCTTCCCGAG GTGCTATGAGATTGACTGGAAATCAAGAATAATAGCTGTTACTGAGTCCTACGTGATATTGGACAAACCAGCTGGCACATCG GTAGGAGGAACGACAGATAACATTGAAGAAAGCTGTGCAACTTTTGCTACTCGTGCTTTGGGGTTAACAGACCCATTGTGGACTACTCATCAAATCGATAACTGCACTGAGGGCTG TGTTGTTTTAGCTAGGACAAAGCAGTACTGCTCAGTTTTTCATGGAAAGATCAGG GAGAAAAAGGTGAAAAAGCTTTATCTTGCATTGGCTGCTGCACCTGTCCCCATTGGAGTAGTTACCCATTACATGCGTCCAGTGAATGTTGCTCCTAGACTTGTATCAAAAG ATATTACTAAAGGATGGCATATGTGCCAGCTTGAAGTCTTGGAATGCAAAGAAGTTCCTTGGCCGACTGCCTCCACTGAACAGAAATTGCGTATTGACAACTGTGGTTGGCCCAAAAAGGATGTTGCATATGAGTGTAAAATCAACCTTTTAACAGGCAAAACTCACCAG GTTAGAGCTCAACTGGCCGCCATTGGTGCTCCCATAGTGGGTGATTCAATGTACATACCCGCTGCCATTGCAGAGGCAATGAATC GGACTGAACCGTTTGGTGAAGATGGGAAACTTTATGAAAGCGAGGATGAAAGAACAAAAGCTGTGGAAGAATGGATGGCGCAGCATGGTAAGGAACCAAGTATAGCAATTGGTCTACAAGCATGTCAAATCTCGTGGGATGACGGGGAACATTTTTATGAGGCTAGAACTCCTTGGTGGAGATGa